A single region of the Brachypodium distachyon strain Bd21 chromosome 3, Brachypodium_distachyon_v3.0, whole genome shotgun sequence genome encodes:
- the LOC100840833 gene encoding uncharacterized protein LOC100840833 isoform X1, translating into MFHAARPPRPTGVPARRGGLPHGYGCTDALPPPLLAAGGSVVRARGEAEVAHGRRHQGGSDGAGRGEAGGIAVAVSGGLVGDSAEGVSGLVAGQVSLEERGSGGGELGRKRGLALAAHPPPKRRAVSAIRRFPPGCGRDAPPLIAGGGDGLRVEASPPPHGDFRLLEQAAAARPAGSVGRDDGGLLLEAASANAGLGVLENVAAAGDGAPVSDGCHDSPEAAVVKSLDGAEGVASLVVKDREKTDGSGELGMKKESAPITRLLPPKRMIVSAKRRFPPGCGRDVVVPLASRASGEVDLQLETLPAHGGLGALEEVVATDDRRSESDLCAKDTVEAASKNALDGVAEVHELEEGEIATETEHVLHEPQVTVTSSMLKAGRHEFDVPPVAAAEPYVAHFSEDKIHGNMLQRKGKGASWPVAEDVKEMNKYEGSSAKVPAKPSAEGLSREYLQNKRGSESCTIKRTSVDVAAGKFGEGRMRNKVTFTARKTVPLPVEANHKTTLPNLDRPYPMGKGKESVATMRESFGPRKKLKVNGPGQSKRLPVNIAFTSALLSKEKLKDKKASHLEDDEILKALAVNEGKLEMYLNDPSCVPAVWRHMQHGGQTADARSKVRMICRRFQFICRTLVQAVEQRSLNVRRIDLAADKLIRKLPGFMKHGPIVGEVPGVEIGDEFLYRVELAIVGLHRPYQGGIDTTKDITDILVAISIVASGGYPDKLSSSGEVIYTGSGGKPAGKKESEDQKLERGNLALKNCIKTKTPVRVIHGFKGQNKEECSHSKAREVSTFTYDGLYHVVDCWQEGLPGSRVFKYRLQRIPGQLELPLHVAKELRKSVVRPGLCISDISQGKEKTPICVINDIDNVRPASFKYITRMKGSSLPAKRNPQGCDCTDGCSDSSSCACVVKNGGEIPFNFNGAVVHAKPLIFECGPSCRCPPSCHNRVSQLGMKISLEVFRTSKTGWGVRSLRSIASGSFICEYVGELLHSKEANQRTNDEYMFDIGCNYDIWKGEASTIPCLNSSGPRSLTMKDEDFTIDAAEYGNIGRFINHSCSPNLYTQNVLWDHDDKRVPHIMFFAAENISPLQELTYDYNYKIDHVHDVNVLYQATYKENTIQGKTAFDSSTGRHIYYAEILLDILPWRHHPFRWNF; encoded by the coding sequence ATGTTCCACGCCGCGCGGCCACCGAGGCCGACGGGCGTCCCCGCTAGGCGCGGTGGTCTGCCACACGGCTACGGATGCACGgacgcgcttcctcctcctcttctcgcCGCGGGCGGAAGCGTCGTGCGGGCTCGCGGTGAGGCGGAGGTAGCCCATGGTCGACGCCACCAAGGGGGCAGTGATGGAGCGGGGCGCGGGGAGGCGGGAGGAATTGCGGTGGCGGTCTCGGGAGGTTTGGTCGGGGACAGCGCGGAGGGGGTTTCTGGCTTGGTGGCCGGCCAGGTTTCTCTGGAGGAAaggggaagcggcggcggcgaactggggaggaagagggggtTGGCGCTCGCTGCGCATCCGCCGCCCAAGCGGAGGGCCGTGTCGGCCATTCGACGGTTTCCGCCCGGTTGCGGGAGGGATGCGCCGCCTTTGatcgcgggcggcggggacggTTTGCGGGTGGAAGCTTCACCTCCTCCGCATGGTGATTTTCGTTTAttggagcaggcggcggctgctCGTCCCGCGGGCAGCGTTGGCCGTGACGACGGTGGCTTGCTGCTGGAAGCTGCGTCCGCCAATGCTGGTCTGGGTGTGCTGGAGAACGTGGCGGCTGCAGGTGACGGTGCTCCAGTGTCAGATGGGTGTCATGATAGTCCAGAGGCCGCGGTGGTGAAATCGTTAGATGGGGCAGAAGGAGTTGCTAGCTTGGTGGTGAAAGACAGGGAAAAAACAGACGGGAGCGGTGAACTGGGGATGAAGAAGGAGTCGGCGCCGATAACTCGACTGCTACCACCGAAGCGGATGATAGTATCTGCCAAGCGCCGCTTCCCTCCTGGTTGCGGGAGGGACGTAGTGGTTCCACTTGCCAGCAGAGCAAGTGGCGAGGTGGATTTGCAGTTGGAAACATTGCCTGCTCATGGTGGTTTGGGTGCACTGGAGGAGGTGGTAGCTACAGACGACCGCCGTTCTGAATCTGATCTGTGTGCCAAGGACACCGTGGAAGCTGCGAGCAAGAATGCTTTGGATGGAGTAGCAGAGGTACACGAACTAGAGGAGGGTGAGATTGCTACAGAAACTGAACATGTCCTGCATGAGCCCCAAGTTACAGTGACCAGTAGCATGCTTAAAGCTGGTAGACATGAGTTCGATGTTCCGCCAGTTGCTGCTGCGGAACCGTATGTGGCGCATTTTTCTGAGGACAAGATCCATGGGAACATGTTGCAACGCAAGGGGAAGGGTGCATCGTGGCCAGTTGCTGAAGATGTCAAGGAGATGAACAAATACGAAGGTAGCTCAGCCAAGGTTCCCGCTAAACCTTCCGCTGAAGGTCTTTCGAGAGAATATCTTCAGAATAAGAGAGGTTCTGAAAGTTGTACCATCAAAAGAACATCTGTTGATGTGGCTGCAGGGAAGTTTGGAGAAGGTCGCATGAGAAATAAGGTAACATTCACAGCTAGAAAAACAGTTCCATTACCTGTTGAAGCCAATCATAAGACTACGCTGCCTAATCTGGATAGACCCTATCCCATGGGAAAGGGGAAGGAGTCTGTTGCCACTATGAGGGAGTCCTTTGGTCCCAGGAAGAAGTTGAAGGTAAATGGTCCAGGTCAAAGTAAACGTCTTCCAGTGAATATTGCCTTTACATCTGCGTTGCTTAGCAAGGAGAAATTGAAGGATAAAAAGGCTTCCCACTTGGAAGACGATGAAATTTTGAAAGCGCTAGCTGTTAATGAAGGAAAGCTTGAAATGTACCTCAATGATCCCTCGTGTGTTCCAGCGGTATGGCGTCACATGCAACATGGTGGCCAGACTGCTGATGCTCGGAGCAAAGTCAGAATGATTTGCAGACGGTTTCAGTTTATATGCAGGACTCTAGTTCAAGCTGTGGAACAGCGTTCGCTGAATGTTCGTAGAATTGATCTTGCAGCTGACAAACTAATCAGGAAATTGCCGGGCTTTATGAAACACGGGCCTATTGTGGGTGAAGTTCCCGGTGTTGAAATTGGTGATGAGTTTCTATACAGAGTAGAGCTGGCCATTGTTGGTCTTCACCGCCCATACCAGGGAGGCATTGACACTACCAAGGATATTACTGATATTCTTGTCGCCATAAGCATTGTTGCTTCTGGAGGTTACCCTGACAAATTGTCGAGCTCAGGTGAAGTAATATACACTGGCTCTGGAGGAAAGCCTGCTGGCAAAAAGGAGAGTGAGGATCAAAAGCTCGAGCGTGGGAACCTTGCACTGAAGAATTGCATCAAAACAAAGACGCCTGTCCGTGTAATTCATGGCTTTAAAGGACAAAATAAAGAGGAATGCAGTCATTCGAAGGCCAGAGAAGTCTCAACATTTACTTATGATGGGCTCTATCATGTGGTGGATTGTTGGCAAGAAGGACTACCAGGTTCTAGGGTCTTCAAGTACAGGTTACAAAGGATTCCTGGACAACTAGAACTTCCTCTGCATGTTGCTAAAGAGTTGAGAAAGTCTGTAGTGCGTCCAGGCCTCTGCATATCTGATATATCACAAGGGAAGGAGAAGACTCCCATCTGTGTGATCAATGACATTGATAATGTACGCCCAGCATCTTTTAAATACATCACTAGAATGAAAGGCTCGTCCTTGCCTGCAAAAAGAAACCCTCAGGGTTGTGACTGCACTGATGGCTGCTCAGATTCTTCTAGCTGCGCTTGTGTTGTGAAGAACGGAGGAGAGATTCCATTTAACTTCAACGGTGCAGTTGTCCATGCAAAGCCCCTCATATTTGAGTGTGGTCCATCATGTAGGTGTCCCCCTTCATGTCATAACAGGGTCAGTCAGCTTGGTATGAAAATATCACTGGAAGTATTCAGGACATCAAAGACGGGTTGGGGTGTAAGATCCCTAAGGTCCATTGCTTCTGGCAGCTTTATTTGTGAGTATGTTGGTGAGCTCTTGCATAGCAAGGAAGCTAACCAGAGAACGAATGACGAATACATGTTTGATATAGGATGTAACTATGATATCTGGAAGGGGGAGGCATCAACTATTCCATGTCTGAATTCTTCTGGCCCTCGCTCTCTGACCATGAAAGATGAAGACTTCACAATTGATGCAGCTGAGTATGGAAATATTGGAAGATTCATAAACCATAGCTGTTCACCTAACCTCTACACACAGAATGTGCTCTGGGACCATGACGACAAAAGAGTGCCCCATATCATGTTCTTTGCTGCTGAGAATATTTCACCACTACAGGAGCTGACTTATGACTATAACTACAAAATAGATCATGTCCATGATGTGAATG
- the LOC100840833 gene encoding histone-lysine N-methyltransferase, H3 lysine-9 specific SUVH6 isoform X2, translating to MFHAARPPRPTGVPARRGGLPHGYGCTDALPPPLLAAGGSVVRARGEAEVAHGRRHQGGSDGAGRGEAGGIAVAVSGGLVGDSAEGVSGLVAGQVSLEERGSGGGELGRKRGLALAAHPPPKRRAVSAIRRFPPGCGRDAPPLIAGGGDGLRVEASPPPHGDFRLLEQAAAARPAGSVGRDDGGLLLEAASANAGLGVLENVAAAGDGAPVSDGCHDSPEAAVVKSLDGAEGVASLVVKDREKTDGSGELGMKKESAPITRLLPPKRMIVSAKRRFPPGCGRDVVVPLASRASGEVDLQLETLPAHGGLGALEEVVATDDRRSESDLCAKDTVEAASKNALDGVAEVHELEEGEIATETEHVLHEPQVTVTSSMLKAGRHEFDVPPVAAAEPYVAHFSEDKIHGNMLQRKGKGASWPVAEDVKEMNKYEGSSAKVPAKPSAEGLSREYLQNKRGSESCTIKRTSVDVAAGKFGEGRMRNKVTFTARKTVPLPVEANHKTTLPNLDRPYPMGKGKESVATMRESFGPRKKLKVNGPGQSKRLPVNIAFTSALLSKEKLKDKKASHLEDDEILKALAVNEGKLEMYLNDPSCVPAVWRHMQHGGQTADARSKVRMICRRFQFICRTLVQAVEQRSLNVRRIDLAADKLIRKLPGFMKHGPIVGEVPGVEIGDEFLYRVELAIVGLHRPYQGGIDTTKDITDILVAISIVASGGYPDKLSSSGEVIYTGSGGKPAGKKESEDQKLERGNLALKNCIKTKTPVRVIHGFKGQNKEECSHSKAREVSTFTYDGLYHVVDCWQEGLPGSRVFKYRLQRIPGQLELPLHVAKELRKSVVRPGLCISDISQGKEKTPICVINDIDNVRPASFKYITRMKGSSLPAKRNPQGCDCTDGCSDSSSCACVVKNGGEIPFNFNGAVVHAKPLIFECGPSCRCPPSCHNRVSQLGMKISLEVFRTSKTGWGVRSLRSIASGSFICEYVGELLHSKEANQRTNDEYMFDIGCNYDIWKGEASTIPCLNSSGPRSLTMKDEDFTIDAAEYGNIGRFINHSCSPNLYTQNVLWDHDDKRVPHIMFFAAENISPLQELTYDYNYKIDHVHDVNGSSVSSYI from the coding sequence ATGTTCCACGCCGCGCGGCCACCGAGGCCGACGGGCGTCCCCGCTAGGCGCGGTGGTCTGCCACACGGCTACGGATGCACGgacgcgcttcctcctcctcttctcgcCGCGGGCGGAAGCGTCGTGCGGGCTCGCGGTGAGGCGGAGGTAGCCCATGGTCGACGCCACCAAGGGGGCAGTGATGGAGCGGGGCGCGGGGAGGCGGGAGGAATTGCGGTGGCGGTCTCGGGAGGTTTGGTCGGGGACAGCGCGGAGGGGGTTTCTGGCTTGGTGGCCGGCCAGGTTTCTCTGGAGGAAaggggaagcggcggcggcgaactggggaggaagagggggtTGGCGCTCGCTGCGCATCCGCCGCCCAAGCGGAGGGCCGTGTCGGCCATTCGACGGTTTCCGCCCGGTTGCGGGAGGGATGCGCCGCCTTTGatcgcgggcggcggggacggTTTGCGGGTGGAAGCTTCACCTCCTCCGCATGGTGATTTTCGTTTAttggagcaggcggcggctgctCGTCCCGCGGGCAGCGTTGGCCGTGACGACGGTGGCTTGCTGCTGGAAGCTGCGTCCGCCAATGCTGGTCTGGGTGTGCTGGAGAACGTGGCGGCTGCAGGTGACGGTGCTCCAGTGTCAGATGGGTGTCATGATAGTCCAGAGGCCGCGGTGGTGAAATCGTTAGATGGGGCAGAAGGAGTTGCTAGCTTGGTGGTGAAAGACAGGGAAAAAACAGACGGGAGCGGTGAACTGGGGATGAAGAAGGAGTCGGCGCCGATAACTCGACTGCTACCACCGAAGCGGATGATAGTATCTGCCAAGCGCCGCTTCCCTCCTGGTTGCGGGAGGGACGTAGTGGTTCCACTTGCCAGCAGAGCAAGTGGCGAGGTGGATTTGCAGTTGGAAACATTGCCTGCTCATGGTGGTTTGGGTGCACTGGAGGAGGTGGTAGCTACAGACGACCGCCGTTCTGAATCTGATCTGTGTGCCAAGGACACCGTGGAAGCTGCGAGCAAGAATGCTTTGGATGGAGTAGCAGAGGTACACGAACTAGAGGAGGGTGAGATTGCTACAGAAACTGAACATGTCCTGCATGAGCCCCAAGTTACAGTGACCAGTAGCATGCTTAAAGCTGGTAGACATGAGTTCGATGTTCCGCCAGTTGCTGCTGCGGAACCGTATGTGGCGCATTTTTCTGAGGACAAGATCCATGGGAACATGTTGCAACGCAAGGGGAAGGGTGCATCGTGGCCAGTTGCTGAAGATGTCAAGGAGATGAACAAATACGAAGGTAGCTCAGCCAAGGTTCCCGCTAAACCTTCCGCTGAAGGTCTTTCGAGAGAATATCTTCAGAATAAGAGAGGTTCTGAAAGTTGTACCATCAAAAGAACATCTGTTGATGTGGCTGCAGGGAAGTTTGGAGAAGGTCGCATGAGAAATAAGGTAACATTCACAGCTAGAAAAACAGTTCCATTACCTGTTGAAGCCAATCATAAGACTACGCTGCCTAATCTGGATAGACCCTATCCCATGGGAAAGGGGAAGGAGTCTGTTGCCACTATGAGGGAGTCCTTTGGTCCCAGGAAGAAGTTGAAGGTAAATGGTCCAGGTCAAAGTAAACGTCTTCCAGTGAATATTGCCTTTACATCTGCGTTGCTTAGCAAGGAGAAATTGAAGGATAAAAAGGCTTCCCACTTGGAAGACGATGAAATTTTGAAAGCGCTAGCTGTTAATGAAGGAAAGCTTGAAATGTACCTCAATGATCCCTCGTGTGTTCCAGCGGTATGGCGTCACATGCAACATGGTGGCCAGACTGCTGATGCTCGGAGCAAAGTCAGAATGATTTGCAGACGGTTTCAGTTTATATGCAGGACTCTAGTTCAAGCTGTGGAACAGCGTTCGCTGAATGTTCGTAGAATTGATCTTGCAGCTGACAAACTAATCAGGAAATTGCCGGGCTTTATGAAACACGGGCCTATTGTGGGTGAAGTTCCCGGTGTTGAAATTGGTGATGAGTTTCTATACAGAGTAGAGCTGGCCATTGTTGGTCTTCACCGCCCATACCAGGGAGGCATTGACACTACCAAGGATATTACTGATATTCTTGTCGCCATAAGCATTGTTGCTTCTGGAGGTTACCCTGACAAATTGTCGAGCTCAGGTGAAGTAATATACACTGGCTCTGGAGGAAAGCCTGCTGGCAAAAAGGAGAGTGAGGATCAAAAGCTCGAGCGTGGGAACCTTGCACTGAAGAATTGCATCAAAACAAAGACGCCTGTCCGTGTAATTCATGGCTTTAAAGGACAAAATAAAGAGGAATGCAGTCATTCGAAGGCCAGAGAAGTCTCAACATTTACTTATGATGGGCTCTATCATGTGGTGGATTGTTGGCAAGAAGGACTACCAGGTTCTAGGGTCTTCAAGTACAGGTTACAAAGGATTCCTGGACAACTAGAACTTCCTCTGCATGTTGCTAAAGAGTTGAGAAAGTCTGTAGTGCGTCCAGGCCTCTGCATATCTGATATATCACAAGGGAAGGAGAAGACTCCCATCTGTGTGATCAATGACATTGATAATGTACGCCCAGCATCTTTTAAATACATCACTAGAATGAAAGGCTCGTCCTTGCCTGCAAAAAGAAACCCTCAGGGTTGTGACTGCACTGATGGCTGCTCAGATTCTTCTAGCTGCGCTTGTGTTGTGAAGAACGGAGGAGAGATTCCATTTAACTTCAACGGTGCAGTTGTCCATGCAAAGCCCCTCATATTTGAGTGTGGTCCATCATGTAGGTGTCCCCCTTCATGTCATAACAGGGTCAGTCAGCTTGGTATGAAAATATCACTGGAAGTATTCAGGACATCAAAGACGGGTTGGGGTGTAAGATCCCTAAGGTCCATTGCTTCTGGCAGCTTTATTTGTGAGTATGTTGGTGAGCTCTTGCATAGCAAGGAAGCTAACCAGAGAACGAATGACGAATACATGTTTGATATAGGATGTAACTATGATATCTGGAAGGGGGAGGCATCAACTATTCCATGTCTGAATTCTTCTGGCCCTCGCTCTCTGACCATGAAAGATGAAGACTTCACAATTGATGCAGCTGAGTATGGAAATATTGGAAGATTCATAAACCATAGCTGTTCACCTAACCTCTACACACAGAATGTGCTCTGGGACCATGACGACAAAAGAGTGCCCCATATCATGTTCTTTGCTGCTGAGAATATTTCACCACTACAGGAGCTGACTTATGACTATAACTACAAAATAGATCATGTCCATGATGTGAATG
- the LOC100831657 gene encoding pre-mRNA cleavage factor Im 25 kDa subunit 1 yields the protein MGLEMETLLQVGAERETAAAAAERAREQQAVEIYPLSRYYFGARDPASPARAETAADRALRLKANFAAHGLRTCVHGVLLVELLGRPHLLLLQARNSSFLLPGGRLRPGEQDVQGLRRKLSSKLSADGHQQEDYGWQIGECIGMCWRSDFESGPFPYLPPNTRAPKECTKMFLIRLPMSRRFIVPRNLKLLAVPLSQIHDNAQVYGPIISGIPNLLSKFSLNVVRD from the exons ATGGGGCTGGAGATGGAGACGCTTTTGCAGGTGGGAGCAGAGCGGGaaaccgcggcggcggcggcggagagagCGCGGGAGCAGCAGGCGGTGGAGATATACCCGCTGAGCCGCTACTACTTCGGCGCCAGGGACCCGGCcagccccgcccgcgccgagaccgccgccgaccgcgcgcTCCGCCTCAAGGCCAA CTTCGCGGCTCACGGGCTCCGGACCTGCGTCCATGGCGTGCTCCTGGTGGAGCTGCTGGGCCGCccgcacctgctgctgctgcaagccAGGAACTCCTCCTTCCTGCTCCCCGGAGGCCGCCTCAGGCCTGGAGAGCaag ATGTTCAAGGGCTGAGACGCAAGCTTTCGAGCAAGCTATCGGCTGACGGCCACCAACAAGAGGACTACGGATGGCAG ATTGGAGAGTGCATTGGGATGTGCTGGAGATCCGACTTCGAGTCCGGACCATTTCCGTATCTGCCTCCGAACACTCGTGCGCCTAAG GAATGCACAAAGATGTTCTTGATTCGGCTGCCAATGTCTCGCCGGTTCATCGTTCCAAGGAACCTGAAGCTGCTAGCCGTGCCTCTGTCCCAGATTCATGACAATGCCCAG GTGTATGGTCCAATCATATCTGGAATTCCGAATCTGCTATCCAAGTTCTCCTTAAACGTTGTGCGTGACTGA
- the LOC106866474 gene encoding uncharacterized protein LOC106866474, giving the protein MGAFSMAASPTTLAQVPSEVARQTASSKFAATSAALLACSSGVADVAATAAFSAVSAAMEGPSAALAAMPSPLTAMAAPSSASVAAPADATTPQAAVVPFEAHLSAAAPRPSEARSSQGADGGGTGVFTPVVYRRRGATDRRGEGQVALSSPSPVSRESHLQLLLGCGYSLEAASRAVGRTVEFASSPPVAVAPVAAPSMTTTVAPVADPRRSARLSGRVDADEDSMVRAQKLVQQRNLDKQPGFALMYQLAAIMGVATEGAAQGTDGVWRQATRVDHQGVYVPVWVAC; this is encoded by the exons ATGGGGGCCTTCTCCATGGCTGCTTCACCAACAACATTGGCTCAGGTCCCTTCGGAGGTGGCAAGGCAGACTGCTTCTTCAAAATTTGCAGCAACTTCAGCAGCTCTATTGGCTTGTTCGTCTGGTGTTGCTGATGTGGCTGCCACTGCAGCGTTTTCTGCAGTTTCAGCTGCCATGGAAGGACCTTCTGCTGCTCTCGCTGCTATGCCTTCGCCTTTGACTGCCATGGCAGCGCCCAGTTCGGCTTCGGTTGCTGCTCCTGCGGACGCGACAACACCTCAAGCTGCCGTGGTGCCTTTTGAGGCGCATCTCTCTGCTGCGGCGCCTCGTCCTTCGGAGGCGAGGTCTTCGCAGGGGGCTGACGGAGGCGGTACCGGGGTGTTCACTCCGGTGGTGTATCGGCGTCGAGGTGCGACTGACCGTCGTGGAGAGGGGCAGGTGGCCCTTTCCTCGCCATCGCCGGTCTCGCGGGAGTCTCATCTGCAGCTGCTCCTGGGATGCGGCTACTCTTTGGAGGCTGCGTCCAGGGCGGTTGGTCGCACGGTCGAGTTCGCGTCTTCTCCACCTGTTGCTGTCGCACCGGTGGCGGCTCCTTCTATGACAACTACTGTTGCGCCCGTGGCGGATCCTCGCCGCAGCGCCCGTCTTTCAGGTCGGGTGGATGCTGATGAAGATTCAATGGTGCGGGCTCAGAAGTTGGTGCAGCAACGCAATCTCGACAAGCAGCCTG GTTTTGCTCTTATGTACCAATTGGCTGCAATTATGGGCGTTGCTACAGAAGGTGCAGCACAAGGAACCGATGGAGTCTGGCGCCAAGCGACTAGAGTGGATCACCAGGGAGTTTATGTCCCGGTTTGGGTGGCGTGCTAG